The Devosia sp. MC521 genome segment ATTTGCGTCACAATGTACGAACTGGTTAGTTTAGTCAATTCTGGCGCGCGCGAGAGAGGTGCCTATAATGAGTGATGTTCAGGCTCCCAAGCCGTCCGGTCGCCGTACGCCAACACGGCAGCAGGACCCGGAAGGGACCAAGCAGAATATCATCGAAATTGCCTCGCAAGAGTTCGCGCTCAATGGCCTATCGGGCGCCCGCATAGATGAAATTGCCGCCAAGACCCGTGCCTCCAAGCGCATGATCTACTATTACTTCGGCGACAAGGAAGGGCTCTATCGCAGCGCCCTTGAGCATGCCTATGCGCAGGTTCGACAGGGTGAAGCAAAGCTCGACATCGCAGGGCTTTCGCCGATCGACGGTCTCAAAAAACTGGTCGAGTTCACTTTCGAACACCACCATCAGCATGAAGATTTCATTCGCATGGTGATGATCGAAAACATCCATCACGGCCAGTATCTTGAAACCTCACCGGGCGTGCGCGAACTCAATGTGACGGCCATCACCAATATTCGCGATCTCTATGAGCGGGGCGTTGCCGAAGGCAATTTCCGCCCCGGCATTGATCCGCTGGACATCCATTGGCAGATCAGTGCGCTCTGCTTCTTCAACGTCTCCAATCGCGCGACTTTCTCCAAACTGTTCGACCGCGATTTTGGTGCGCCGGATAGCCAGATCCGCTTGAAAGAGCACGCCGTGAACGCTGTTCTGCGTTTTGTCGCAAAACCAGAGGCGCTAGTTTAGCTCAAAGCCACCCGTGCGGCGACCATGCCCGTGCGTGCTCAATGAGAGCGGACCCACAAAGCGTGGCTCGACGGCCTTAGGTCCACGTCCAGATGGCCAGCTTGCCCCGCGAACATCGGCTATCCAGTTCCAAGCATAGGGGGCAGTTTGTCGTTCCGCCCCCTACGGCGCTCTGCCCACTCTGCTCCCCAGATATGGGTCCTCGGGCCTGCTACCCCGCGATTGGCCCTGCGAGATCGTGCCCACGGCCCCCAAAATACTGCCCCCGTTGACCTCCCAAGTCCCTCATGTCACTTTGTACGAACTAGTTAGTTAGTGGAGGGGTTATGAAAACGTCGATCGCTACTGTCTCGATCAGCGGCAATCTGCGCGAGAAGCTGGAGGCCATTGCT includes the following:
- a CDS encoding TetR/AcrR family transcriptional regulator, translated to MSDVQAPKPSGRRTPTRQQDPEGTKQNIIEIASQEFALNGLSGARIDEIAAKTRASKRMIYYYFGDKEGLYRSALEHAYAQVRQGEAKLDIAGLSPIDGLKKLVEFTFEHHHQHEDFIRMVMIENIHHGQYLETSPGVRELNVTAITNIRDLYERGVAEGNFRPGIDPLDIHWQISALCFFNVSNRATFSKLFDRDFGAPDSQIRLKEHAVNAVLRFVAKPEALV